The following nucleotide sequence is from Acidobacteriota bacterium.
CTCCGCGCCATGCTGCCACCCTCGCTGCCGTAATCGAGCAGTCCGCTGCCTCGGGCAATCTCATCCACGACGCCCACATCTGGACCCTCTGCCTCGAGCATGGCGTGACTGAACTCCTCAGCGGCGACCGCGACTTCGCCCGCTTCCGCGGCCTCGAACTCCGCAACCCCTTCGCCACAGTCTGAGTGCAGGGAGATCGAATCTGTCAGAGTTGTAAAATCTGTCAGATCATGCCACCCTGAGGTCATGGCAGCACCCAAGCAGGGCAAAAGCCGTCAACCCGAGGAGGATCAGCGCCGCTTTCACACTAAGGTGGATAGCGCCGGGCGCGTCCTCATCCCCGCGGCCCTTCGCAAAGAACTTGGCCTGGCGCCCGGAACGGACGTGGTGCTTCGCGCCGCTGACGGCAAGCACGTGACCATCCGTTCCCTCGACGCCATCATTGCCGACGCGCAAGCCTACTTCCGCCAATTCCACAAACCCGGCGAATTGCTATCCGAAGAGCTGATCCGCGAGCGGCACGAACAAGCCAAACTCGAGTATGGCGGCTGAGGCTGGCTACGTGTTTGACTGCTCCGCCGTCATCGCCCTTATGTGGGAAGAGCCGGGGGCAGATGAAGTCCGCCGCCGCATGGCAGGCGCGGCAATTTCCAGCGTGAATTTGGTTGAGGCCGCCACAGTGTTGCTCCGCCGCGGTAGCTCAGCAGTCGAAGTCCAGCACAGCCTGCGGGCGCTGCCGCTCACGGTCGAGCCGTGGACAGACGATCTCGTCTGGGCCGGCCTGGACCTGAGTCCCCTGGCCTGGACCGCGGGCATTTCGCTGGGTGACCGCGCCTGCCTCACGCTGGCGCGCGCCCTCGGCCGAACAGCGCTCACCGCCGACACTGCCTGGCTCAGTGTTGCCGCGCGGCTGCAGCCCCCCGTTGCGATCGAGCTCTTCCGCTAATTTTTTTGCCCGCTGCGCAGCGCCGCCTGCGGGCTCGGGTCCACCGGCTTCGGCGGCTTCGGCATCTTGGCGGCTTCGAAGCGCGGCAGCGGCTCGGGCGCCATGGCCAGCGCATACGCCGCCGCGGCGATTTCGGCGGCGCCTTCGCGCAGGTCCTGCGGCACCAGGCGCTCATAGGTGTCGAGGTTGGTGTGCCAGGAGTAGGGCTGGTACTCGATCGGGTCCTGCTCGAAGTTCACGCCCGGCAACCCGGCCTGATTGAACGAAGTCGAATCCGTCCCGCCGGTGCGCCGGCTGGAATCAGCGACGGCGCCCATAAAGCCCCAATCGTGAAACGGCGCCAGCGTCTGCCGGAAAAATGCAGCCGCGGCAGGCGGCCCAAACACGCGCGCCCCGCGCGGTTTGCTGGTGCCGTCGTCAATGTTCAGATAGGCCACCAGGTTCTTGTACTCCGGCGTCGGGTGCTCGAAGCTGCCGAAGTGCGCATCCACGTAGGCGAGCGAGCCCAGTAGGCCCTCCTCTTCCCCGCCCCACAGCGCCACGCGAATGGTGCGCCGCGGATGGGCGTGCATGGCCAGCAGAATCCGCGCCGCTTCCAGCATCATGGCGCTGCCGGCGGCATTGTCGGTGGCGCCGGTGGCGTTGTTCCACGAGTCCAGATGGCCGCCCAGCATCACCACCTGAGCCTTGAGATCGGTTCCCGGAATC
It contains:
- a CDS encoding PIN domain-containing protein encodes the protein MAAEAGYVFDCSAVIALMWEEPGADEVRRRMAGAAISSVNLVEAATVLLRRGSSAVEVQHSLRALPLTVEPWTDDLVWAGLDLSPLAWTAGISLGDRACLTLARALGRTALTADTAWLSVAARLQPPVAIELFR
- a CDS encoding AbrB/MazE/SpoVT family DNA-binding domain-containing protein, producing MAAPKQGKSRQPEEDQRRFHTKVDSAGRVLIPAALRKELGLAPGTDVVLRAADGKHVTIRSLDAIIADAQAYFRQFHKPGELLSEELIRERHEQAKLEYGG